AAGGATGTAATTCTCCACATCATCCGTAAGCTTGGCGTCAAGGGCGGGGTGGGCTATGCCTACGAATATGCTGGCACCACCTTTGAACAGATGTCTATGGAAGAGCGCATGACCGTGTGCAACATGGCCATTGAAGGCGGCGCTCGCTGCGGCTACATCAATCCTGATCAGACGACCTACGACTACCTCAAGGGGCGGGACTTTGCCCCCAAGGGCGATGCCTGGGATCAAGCCGTGGCCTGGTGGAACAGTCTGCGCAGTGATGCCAATGCCCAGTATGACGATGTAGTGATTTTCGATGCGGCGGATATTGAACCGACGGTCACCTGGGGGATCACGCCAGGGCAAGGGATTGGCGTCAGCGAACCGATCCCCACGCCGGACACCATGCCGGAAGACGAACGGGCGATCGCTCAAGAAGCATACCAATACATGAAGCTGCAGCCCGGTAGCCCAATTCAGGGCACGGCCATCGACGTCTGCTTCATCGGTAGTTGCACCAACGGCCGCATCGAAGACCTGCGGGAAGCGGCCAAGGTGGCTAAGGGCAAGCGAGTGGCTTCTACGGTCAAGGCCTTTGTTGTCCCCGGATCGGAGCGGGTGAAGCAACAGGCGGAGGCAGAAGGTCTCCATGATGTGTTTGTGAATGCGGGGTTTGAATGGCGCGAACCGGGTTGTTCGATGTGTTTGGCTATGAACCCCGATAAGCTCCAGGGATCCCAAATTAGCGCCTCCTCCTCCAACCGC
The window above is part of the Candidatus Obscuribacterales bacterium genome. Proteins encoded here:
- the leuC gene encoding 3-isopropylmalate dehydratase large subunit, which produces MSAGTLFDNVWDLHTVGTLPSGQTQLFIGLHLIHEVTSPQAFAMLRDRGLKVLFPDRTVATVDHIVPTENQARPFVDTLAEEMMQAIERNATDNGITFYNVKSGNQGIVHVIAPEQGLTQPGMTIACGDSHTSTHGAFGAIAFGIGTSQVRDVLASQTLALSKLKVRRVEVNGTLNPGVYAKDVILHIIRKLGVKGGVGYAYEYAGTTFEQMSMEERMTVCNMAIEGGARCGYINPDQTTYDYLKGRDFAPKGDAWDQAVAWWNSLRSDANAQYDDVVIFDAADIEPTVTWGITPGQGIGVSEPIPTPDTMPEDERAIAQEAYQYMKLQPGSPIQGTAIDVCFIGSCTNGRIEDLREAAKVAKGKRVASTVKAFVVPGSERVKQQAEAEGLHDVFVNAGFEWREPGCSMCLAMNPDKLQGSQISASSSNRNFKGRQGSSSGRTLLMSPAMVAAAAIAGHVTDVRSVL